A DNA window from Enoplosus armatus isolate fEnoArm2 chromosome 9, fEnoArm2.hap1, whole genome shotgun sequence contains the following coding sequences:
- the LOC139290239 gene encoding 26S proteasome non-ATPase regulatory subunit 4-like isoform X1, producing the protein MGLESTMVCVDNSEYMRNGDFLPTRLQAQQDAVNIVCHSKTRSNPENNVGLITMANNCEVLTTLTPDTGRILSKLHAVQPRGNISFCTGIRVAHLALKHRQGKNHKMRIIAFVGSPVEDNEKDLVKMAKRLKKEKVNVDVINFGEEEMNTEKLTAFINTLNGKEGAGSHLVTVPPGPSLADALLSSPILAGEGGAVLGLGASDFEFGVDPSADPELALALRVSMEEQRQRQEDEARRATVASAAEAGISSPAADESEDALLKMSVPRTDSSTPALPDFSRMTEDEQIAYALQMSMQGEGAEFGAEDMDTGADMDSSKAKDEEDYDVMQDPEFLQSVLENLPGVDPNNEAIRNAMGSLASQTGSKPDTKKDEEKKK; encoded by the exons ATGGGGCTTGAAAGTACTATGGTCTG TGTCGACAACAGCGAGTACATGCGCAATGGAGACTTTCTGCCCACCAGGCTGCAGGCTCAGCAGGACGCAGTTAATATTGTTTGTCACTCCAAAACCCGCAGCAACCCTGAAAACAACGTGGGCCTCATCACCATGGCAAA CAACTGTGAGGTGCTGACCACACTGACTCCAGACACGGGCAGGATACTGTCCAAGCTGCATGCTGTGCAGCCTCGTGGAAACATCAGCTTCTGCACTGGCATCAGGGTGGCACAT TTGGCGCTGAAGCACAGACAGGGCAAAAACCACAAGATGCGCATCATTGCATTTGTTGGCAGCCCAGTGGAGGACAACGAAAAAGAT cTGGTCAAAATGGCAAAGCGTCTAAAGAAGGAAAAGGTCAATGTGGATGTCATTAACTTTGGAGAGGAG GAGATGAATACAGAGAAGCTGACAgccttcatcaacacactgaatGGCAAAGAGGGCGCAGGCTCCCACTTGGTCACAGTGCCTCCAGGCCCCAGTCTGGCTGATGCCTTGCTGTCCTCACCCATCCTGGCTGGAGAGGGAGGTGCAGTGTTGGGCCTGGGTGCCAGTGATTTTGAGTTTGGAGTGGATCCCAGCGCAGACCCAGAGCTTGCCTTG GCTCTGCGGGTGTCTATGGAGGAGCAGCGACAACGACAGGAGGATGAAGCTCGCAGAGCCACTGTTGCATCAGCTGCTGAAGCTGGCATTTCCTCCCCTGCCGCAGATG agTCTGAGGATGCCCTGTTGAAGATGTCTGTTCCCCGTACTGACTCATCCACACCTGCTCTACCAGACTTCAGCCGCATGACAGAGGATGAACAGATTGCCTATGCTCTACAGATGTCCATGCAGGGAGAAGGAGCAG AGTTTGGTGCTGAGGACATGGACACAGGAGCTGACATGGACTCCAGTAAGGCTAAG GATGAAGAGGACTACGATGTCATGCAGGATCCAGAGTTCCTTCAGAGCGTCTTGGAAAATCTTCCTGGAGTCGATCCCAACAATGAGGCCATCCGTAACGCCATGGGCTCTCTGGCTTCCCAGACGGGCTCTAAACCTGACACCAAgaaggatgaggagaaaaagaaatga
- the LOC139290239 gene encoding 26S proteasome non-ATPase regulatory subunit 4-like isoform X2, whose protein sequence is MGLESTMVCVDNSEYMRNGDFLPTRLQAQQDAVNIVCHSKTRSNPENNVGLITMANNCEVLTTLTPDTGRILSKLHAVQPRGNISFCTGIRVAHLALKHRQGKNHKMRIIAFVGSPVEDNEKDLVKMAKRLKKEKVNVDVINFGEEEMNTEKLTAFINTLNGKEGAGSHLVTVPPGPSLADALLSSPILAGEGGAVLGLGASDFEFGVDPSADPELALALRVSMEEQRQRQEDEARRATVASAAEAGISSPAADGEKNSEDALLKMSVPRTDSSTPALPDFSRMTEDEQIAYALQMSMQGEGAEFGAEDMDTGADMDSSKAKDEEDYDVMQDPEFLQSVLENLPGVDPNNEAIRNAMGSLASQTGSKPDTKKDEEKKK, encoded by the exons ATGGGGCTTGAAAGTACTATGGTCTG TGTCGACAACAGCGAGTACATGCGCAATGGAGACTTTCTGCCCACCAGGCTGCAGGCTCAGCAGGACGCAGTTAATATTGTTTGTCACTCCAAAACCCGCAGCAACCCTGAAAACAACGTGGGCCTCATCACCATGGCAAA CAACTGTGAGGTGCTGACCACACTGACTCCAGACACGGGCAGGATACTGTCCAAGCTGCATGCTGTGCAGCCTCGTGGAAACATCAGCTTCTGCACTGGCATCAGGGTGGCACAT TTGGCGCTGAAGCACAGACAGGGCAAAAACCACAAGATGCGCATCATTGCATTTGTTGGCAGCCCAGTGGAGGACAACGAAAAAGAT cTGGTCAAAATGGCAAAGCGTCTAAAGAAGGAAAAGGTCAATGTGGATGTCATTAACTTTGGAGAGGAG GAGATGAATACAGAGAAGCTGACAgccttcatcaacacactgaatGGCAAAGAGGGCGCAGGCTCCCACTTGGTCACAGTGCCTCCAGGCCCCAGTCTGGCTGATGCCTTGCTGTCCTCACCCATCCTGGCTGGAGAGGGAGGTGCAGTGTTGGGCCTGGGTGCCAGTGATTTTGAGTTTGGAGTGGATCCCAGCGCAGACCCAGAGCTTGCCTTG GCTCTGCGGGTGTCTATGGAGGAGCAGCGACAACGACAGGAGGATGAAGCTCGCAGAGCCACTGTTGCATCAGCTGCTGAAGCTGGCATTTCCTCCCCTGCCGCAGATGGTGAGAAAAAT TCTGAGGATGCCCTGTTGAAGATGTCTGTTCCCCGTACTGACTCATCCACACCTGCTCTACCAGACTTCAGCCGCATGACAGAGGATGAACAGATTGCCTATGCTCTACAGATGTCCATGCAGGGAGAAGGAGCAG AGTTTGGTGCTGAGGACATGGACACAGGAGCTGACATGGACTCCAGTAAGGCTAAG GATGAAGAGGACTACGATGTCATGCAGGATCCAGAGTTCCTTCAGAGCGTCTTGGAAAATCTTCCTGGAGTCGATCCCAACAATGAGGCCATCCGTAACGCCATGGGCTCTCTGGCTTCCCAGACGGGCTCTAAACCTGACACCAAgaaggatgaggagaaaaagaaatga